Genomic window (Fretibacterium sp. OH1220_COT-178):
CTGAAAAACGGAAAAGGGGCGAACTCCGGCCAGAGGCGGGAGTAGACCCAAAGGCCTTCCTGACCGTCCAGGGCAGGGAAAAAATACCCCGGAGCCGGGACCCTAACGGCCACCCCGTCCAGGGCCGCCACGGTCTCCCCCTTGGCCACCCTTCGCGGAAGAGGCGAAAGGTAGGTGAGAACTCCATCCTTAGGAGCGTGAATGACCTGCTCGTCCCACAGAAGGATTCCCTCGAGCGGTTGCTCTTCAAGATAGCCGACCGCGGAGGCCTCGATCAGCTCGGGATGGAGCTGTTTATACTGTTCCAGCCAGACGAGGTAGGATTTGGCGGCAAGGGCAAAAATCGACAAGAATGCCGCGTAGTAAACCAAGCGCCCCAGCAGTCCGACCCTTCCCTGCAGTTCCATGACGTACGGCCCCTTTACCCTTTTATTCCGCGCCCAGTCAGCCGGCGATCGTTGCGCTTCGGATTTTTCGCTTCCCACCTCCACGTTCGGCCGTTGCCTCCAGGACGCCGGGAGGAAAAGCCGTGCCTTCCGGATACGACGGACAAGTCGGCAAGACGTTCGAGATGATGAAAGCTTTGCGAAGCGGAATTTTCGTTTTGAAATGAAACGGAGCCCGGCCTCGACAAGGCTTTTCTGCAAAAGACAAAAAGGGACAGCCTTGGAAAGGCTTCCCGTATCATGAATTATACATGATTTTCCTCGACGGAAAGAAAAAGTCGATAGGGCATTTCAATTTTTCCAGCGATTGTGCATCCAGAACCAAAGTTCCGGCCGAGGGGCGATCATCTTCTCCAGGGCGCGGTTGACCTCCAGAGTCAGCAGCTCTGCCCTGCGACGCCTGTCGCGCTCCTCGGGGACGGGCAGAGGCGGAAAAAAACGGATGGTGTGCCTGAAGGGCGCCGTTCGATAAATGCCCACAGGGACAATAGGGACCGAGGCCAGCAACGAAAGCACGGCGGGCCCCGTCGTGTTGGTGCAGTCATGCCCCATGAAGGGCAACCGTACCCCTCCCAGCCAGGAGATATCCGCGAGAAGGGCGATATGAGCCCCCTCCTTCAACAGACGGACGAACTCCAAGGTCGAAATTCCCTTCGGCAACAGACCAATTCCGGAACGCTCCCGATATTCCCGCACCAAATCGGAGATCTCCCGATCATGGATCTCCTGTGAGACGACGTAGGGGGAGGGCCTCTCCGCTGCCCTTCGAAACTGCGCGTACCAGGCCGCCAGGAGCTCCCAATTCCCCAGGTGAGCACTCACGAACAAAGCGCCCCTTCCCGGGGCCTGGAGTGCCTCCATGTGATGCCCTCCCTCGACCGACTCGACCCAATGCAGGGCCTGGGAGGGGTCCCGCTGCAGGGCCAGAAGCTCCGTCACCGTCCAGGCCAGATGTCCGTAGAGCCTACGCCGCATATCCGTTCGCCACGCCCGGTCCTTCTCCGGATGAACGAGACTTAGGTTGGCTTCGATCCTCCGCTTGCGTGGAGAAAAAAGCCTCAGGAGGCCGTTCAGAAAAGCGGCAACCGCCCTCCCCCGCCATCCGGGCTTGGCCGCTGCCTGAAAAAGCCTCAGCGTTCGGATGGCCAGACTCACGCGTTCCCCTCCAGGACCGATTCGTAGAGAGCCTCAAGAGTGTCGGCGCTCTCGGCGGCGGAGTAGTGCGTCTTTATGAAATGCCGGGCGGATGTGGCTCGGGCGCGCCCTTGATCGGATAACGCCCGCTCCATGGCCTGCCTCCACGCTCCCTCCTCATCCTCCTCGACGATGAAACTGCCCTCGCCTCCCAGTAAAGAATGCAGATATGAGGAATCCCGACCAACGACGGCAAGCCCCTGAATCGTGAGCGCCGCGGCGAGCAGAGCGTCGGAGGGGCTGCCGCCGGAGAGGAAAAAACCGCTCTTGGCGGAGGCTGTGTTGAAGCGCTCCGACCGCAGATCCACGATGCGACACCCCAGGTCGGTGACGGCCTTTCTCAGGTTGGGTGGCGCATCCCGCCAGTTGAGGTAAGCCGCCTCGGAGCGTTCCGTGGCTGGCTCCTCCGCCTGGGGAAGACGGGATTCGAAGGTCGGCTTGATGATGGACTCGCCGTCGCCGGCCTGTTCCGTAAAGAGCCTTGAGGGGTGTCCCCTCCAGGCCGGGGAGGGGGCCCAGGAGGTGTGCACCGTCCTGGATCGCACCCGAACCAATCCCCACCACAAGGGGGGAGTCCCCCAAAGGTGCCACAGGGATCCTCCCGAGAAGACCAGCCGCATACGCTCCAGCCCCGTCAGCGCCCTCCAGGAGAGGATGCCGTCCACGCAAAAATCGGTCGTCCCACCATCCACGAAAAGCGAAACAGAAACGTTTCGCGCCCTCAGTGCAGTGGCCATGTTTCCGATCATCGCGCGCTCCCAGGGGTGGGCGATTTTCGACACATACCAAATGCAGGGGATCATCCTCGCCTCCGTCCCCCTCCTTTCTCGGGGAAAGAACTCATGTACTCTAGGAAAACGCCGCCAGATGGAAACGCTTTCGTCCGATCCGGACGAAGAGATAGCGGCCGGCTCCCAAATTTTCGCGGGTTATCATGGCTCCCTCGTCGACGATCCGGACCCCGTTCAGGGACACCCCGCCCTGACGGATCGCTCGTTTGGCCTCTCCCCGGCTCTCGCAGGCCCCGCAGGCGGTCAGCACGTCCAGCGCTCCGGCGGGCAGGGAAAGCTCCAGGGACGAGAAGGGAACCTCCTCACGGAGGGTGGCGTAGGCCTCCTCCGTAAGATCCGAAAGGTCAACGTCCGAATCGAACAACACGGAACTGGCCTTGACGACGCCACGAGCCGCCTCCTCGCCGTGGACGAGGCGCGTCGTCTCGAGGGCCAGCCGGCGCTGGGCCTTTCGCTCCTCCGGACGGGCGGAGTGCTCCTCGATGACGGAACGGATCTCCTCGAGGGGCAGGAAGGTGAAGAGCTTGAGGAGGCGCTCGACATCCCGATCGTCCGTGTTGACCCAGAACTGGTAGAAACGGTACGGCGTGGTGCGCCTGGGGTCCAGCCACACCGCACCGGCCTCGGTCTTGCCGAACTTCGTTCCCGATGTGGTCAGCAACAAGGGCTGCGTCAGGCCGAAGACCTCCCCACCCAGGGATTTCCTGACATAATCGGATCCCGCAAGCAGATTTCCCTGCTGGTCGTTTCCGCCCATCTGCAGTCGGCACCCGTAAGACTCGTAAAGATGCCTGAAATCGATGGATTGCAGCAGCACATAGGAAAACTCGGTGTAGGAGATGCCCTTCTCCGGGTCCTCGAGCCGGCTTCGCACGTACTCCCGGGCAATCAGGTTATTTACGGAAAAATATTTGCCGACGTCGCGCAGAACATCGAGGAAGGAGAAGGACGACAGCCAGTCGTAGTTATTGAGCAGCAGGGCGGAGTTCTTCCCGCAGTCGAAGTCGAGAAAATGCGCCAGTTGGGCTCGGACGCTCTCCACGTTGTGCCGCACCTCTTCCACCGTGATGAGGTTGCGCTCCTTGCTCTTGCCGGAGGGATCGCCGATCAGGCCCGTGCCGCCGCCCGCCAGGGCGATGGGGCGATGTCCCGCGCGCTGGAGCCATGCGAGGGCCATCAAAGGGATCAGGTGTCCGACGTGCAGGCTGTCCGCCGTGGGATCGAAGCCGACGTAGGCCGTGACCATCCCCTCGTCCATAACCTCGCGCAGTCTGTCCTCCGCACTGCACCACTCCACGTAACCGCGGGCCCGCAAAACATCAAAAGCCTTCTCCGACATCCTCGACTTCCTCCCGTTTTCTTTACTATCTGGAGCGCAGTTGCCTGTATTTCAGGCCTCTCGACCGACCCATTATAGCGAGAATTTCTTTTTTTGTCCCCCGAGGCCGTGCCGGACGGGGATGGAGGCCACGGCTCAGAGCCCCGGCTTTTTCCGGGCGGCCGCCTCCAGGAGCGTCCGTGCGGAAAAGAGGAGGTGCATCACTTCCTCGGCATCGGACAGGACCTTCTCGTCCCCGCGCAGCCGCTTCAGAAGAAGCTCAATGTCCTTCAGGGCCGCACGCGCCCTGCTGCGAGGTGCCGCAGCCTCGGCGGATACGCGTTTCACCGGGACATCCGGATCGATCAGGAATTCCTGACCGGCGCTGGGAACGATTCCCCGCATGCCGTTCTCCTGCAGCGATACCGAGAGGGCCTGAGAGGCCTCCGGCTCGCCGTGCGTGACGAAAAACAGGGGATTTGTCGTGAAATTGCCGGCCCAGGCAAGCAGGTCGTCCCGGTCCCCGTGCGCGGAAAAACCACCGATCGTATGGACCTGAGCCTTGAGGACCACGTCCTCCCCCGCAATCCGCAGCTCGGTCTCTCCGTCGACGATGCGTCTTCCCAGCGTTCCGTATGCCTGATAGCCCACGAAAACGATATGATTCTTGGGATTCCAGGCCCCGTGCTTCAGGTGGTGCACGATGCGTCCGCCCGTGCACATGCCGCTTCCCGCGATGACGATGCCGAACGGGACATCGTTGAGTTGCTGTGAATCCTCGGAGGTCAAGACGTTTCGAAACCCCCTGGGGGAGAAGAGATCTACTCCCGACGCGGCGTGGCGCCGAACCTCCTCGGACAGGGTGTCGCCATAAGCACGGTAGAGTTCCGTCGCCCGGACGCCCATGGGGGAATCGAAAAAAATGGGGACCTCGGGAAGGATCCCCTCGA
Coding sequences:
- a CDS encoding glycosyltransferase — protein: MSKIAHPWERAMIGNMATALRARNVSVSLFVDGGTTDFCVDGILSWRALTGLERMRLVFSGGSLWHLWGTPPLWWGLVRVRSRTVHTSWAPSPAWRGHPSRLFTEQAGDGESIIKPTFESRLPQAEEPATERSEAAYLNWRDAPPNLRKAVTDLGCRIVDLRSERFNTASAKSGFFLSGGSPSDALLAAALTIQGLAVVGRDSSYLHSLLGGEGSFIVEEDEEGAWRQAMERALSDQGRARATSARHFIKTHYSAAESADTLEALYESVLEGNA
- a CDS encoding lysophospholipid acyltransferase family protein; the encoded protein is MSLAIRTLRLFQAAAKPGWRGRAVAAFLNGLLRLFSPRKRRIEANLSLVHPEKDRAWRTDMRRRLYGHLAWTVTELLALQRDPSQALHWVESVEGGHHMEALQAPGRGALFVSAHLGNWELLAAWYAQFRRAAERPSPYVVSQEIHDREISDLVREYRERSGIGLLPKGISTLEFVRLLKEGAHIALLADISWLGGVRLPFMGHDCTNTTGPAVLSLLASVPIVPVGIYRTAPFRHTIRFFPPLPVPEERDRRRRAELLTLEVNRALEKMIAPRPELWFWMHNRWKN
- the tyrS gene encoding tyrosine--tRNA ligase; the protein is MSEKAFDVLRARGYVEWCSAEDRLREVMDEGMVTAYVGFDPTADSLHVGHLIPLMALAWLQRAGHRPIALAGGGTGLIGDPSGKSKERNLITVEEVRHNVESVRAQLAHFLDFDCGKNSALLLNNYDWLSSFSFLDVLRDVGKYFSVNNLIAREYVRSRLEDPEKGISYTEFSYVLLQSIDFRHLYESYGCRLQMGGNDQQGNLLAGSDYVRKSLGGEVFGLTQPLLLTTSGTKFGKTEAGAVWLDPRRTTPYRFYQFWVNTDDRDVERLLKLFTFLPLEEIRSVIEEHSARPEERKAQRRLALETTRLVHGEEAARGVVKASSVLFDSDVDLSDLTEEAYATLREEVPFSSLELSLPAGALDVLTACGACESRGEAKRAIRQGGVSLNGVRIVDEGAMITRENLGAGRYLFVRIGRKRFHLAAFS
- a CDS encoding MBL fold metallo-hydrolase RNA specificity domain-containing protein, yielding MKIRFVGAAGEVTGSCYCVDCDGYRFLVDCGIHQGANEDERNREPLPFGPGELDAVFLTHAHMDHSGRIPYLVRQGFEGPIWTTPATARLVEILWHDSVHLMKEEAEWRSRKALRKGLPPIEPLYDESDVDGALKLLRPVEWEARTSASDGVVFSLHDAGHILGSSSVAFELREGGGTTRIVFSGDLGQQFPAVDRAPSVIREADYVLIESTYGDRLHKDDQATREEFRAVILTALKDRGKVLIPSFVVDRAQRLLFELSLMQIEGILPEVPIFFDSPMGVRATELYRAYGDTLSEEVRRHAASGVDLFSPRGFRNVLTSEDSQQLNDVPFGIVIAGSGMCTGGRIVHHLKHGAWNPKNHIVFVGYQAYGTLGRRIVDGETELRIAGEDVVLKAQVHTIGGFSAHGDRDDLLAWAGNFTTNPLFFVTHGEPEASQALSVSLQENGMRGIVPSAGQEFLIDPDVPVKRVSAEAAAPRSRARAALKDIELLLKRLRGDEKVLSDAEEVMHLLFSARTLLEAAARKKPGL